The window AGACTACAAGATCATATATATAGGTACGAAAATACAAGAAAAATATATTTATGCATTAGTTTCCAAACTGCTATGAGTAGAGTCAAATCTTGACCCTCAGTGCGGCCTTAATGATTTACTACGCACAGCAGTGTATGTTCGTACTGGGCGACATGCCAGCCTGCTATCTACAGCCTAGCATTACAACATATCAGATAAACCACAGCCATTAATTATTACTAGAAAAAAGATCGCTATCGTGGTCCTCAACAGTTTAATCTTACAACTTTTTATCACATGGTACATGTTTCCATGGTATGGGTCTTTTAGGCATACTCTAAATGTTTGCCAACTATAGTGTGGAGTATTAGATAAGCATGGCCATATGCTTGTTTCTTTTTCCTATACCTTTTACGAATATATATAACTATGCTAGTCACTGGCCGTCAAATTTACATTATGCTCCTCCCTTCTGAATCTGGTTCAGGTCTCTTGTTTGCAGCCTCTGAATTCTAGTGTGCTTTGTGTTGTAAAACCTGATGCAGAGATAAATAGACTCATTTCCTTTTCTATCTAGCTTTAAGAAACAAAGGCACTTCTCTGACTCACCATAGCGTCAGCAAGAGGGGTTCTAGCTAAAGAGACGAAATGCACCACAACCGCCAGCGCAAAAGCAATCAGCCATGCCTTTGGTTGTTGGATGCATATATGAAACAACCACCAGCACCGCAAGAAACAATGGGCTGGGCGTGCTGCTTTGGCACTAGCAGTGGACGCCAAGCGCTTGCACAAGACACTCGTGCACACACAGGCGTTACGGTTCTCATGGCGCCGTGCTGCCCCATGCATGCTGAAATTACTTTCTGTTTGCTTTGGCGATGCCAATCTGTACTACGATATTAATTTGCATCCCAATAAATCCATGTACATTGTTCAGGAGATTGATCACGGTCATCGTCAATATCAGATCTGTAAGACTCGAAAGAGATTTAGTAAGAGTGTGGACTAGATCTAGAGAGTACAGAGTGAGAGGATGTCGACAAGCAGTGGCAAGCCGCTCCTCGTCGTGATCCGCCGGAGCAAGCTCTCCGTAGGAGATGAGGGCCGCCGCATCTGCACAGAGTTCAAGCAGGCCAAGTACCCCTTCAAGTGGAGAAGGTACATGTGCGCTAGGTGTGGGATGCTCCGTGAGGAGCACAACACCTGCAAGAGCAAGCTCTCCGCAGGAGATGGGGGCAAGCACGACACCAGCAAGAGCAAGCTCCCTGCAGGGGATAAGGGTGAGCAATCCGCTGACAAGTGCAAGCTCTCTGCAGAAGATGAAGGTGAGCGCAGCGCCAACAAGAGTAAGATATCTGCAGGAGAGGAGGGCGAGCGTTTCTGCACCGAGTTCAAACAGGCCAAGTACCCCTTCAAGTGGAGAAAGTACATGTGTGCCAGGTGtggggtgctccgtagcgagcacggCGTTAGCAAGGCCAAGGCCAAAGTCGACGACGACACGGAGAATATCAAGGAGGAGGACCTGCCGCCACGCAAGAGGCTCATTCTCAGGTTCAAACGGTCACAggcccttgctgctgctgctgctgctgccacatccagggagaaggaga is drawn from Triticum dicoccoides isolate Atlit2015 ecotype Zavitan chromosome 6B, WEW_v2.0, whole genome shotgun sequence and contains these coding sequences:
- the LOC119321352 gene encoding uncharacterized protein LOC119321352 produces the protein MSTSSGKPLLVVIRRSKLSVGDEGRRICTEFKQAKYPFKWRRYMCARCGMLREEHNTCKSKLSAGDGGKHDTSKSKLPAGDKGEQSADKCKLSAEDEGERSANKSKISAGEEGERFCTEFKQAKYPFKWRKYMCARCGVLRSEHGVSKAKAKVDDDTENIKEEDLPPRKRLILRFKRSQALAAAAAAATSREKENKEGELEEGEINWSPGATIAKGKRAPRRKR